A segment of the Methanomassiliicoccaceae archaeon DOK genome:
CGGGAGGAGTTCGTACGGCGGCGGGGTGATGAAGTTGAATACGATGCCCGCGAGGCGGGGGTTGGATTTGACGATCTCCACAATCTCGCGAATATGCTCGAGGTTGCCCTTTTGCAGGACCATGTTTGCGTACACCCTGCCGGAGAATTCGAGGCCGGAGAGGGTGTCCATGAGCTTGTCGTATGCTCCATCGCCGCGGACGTAGTCGTGAACGGCCTTCGGACCGTCGAGGCTGACGGAGATGACGTCGGAGTTAGTGAAGATCCTCCCCGTGGTCCCGTTCGTGGTGTATCCCACGTTGTAGTATCCGATGCTCTTGGCAGCGTCTATCAGGTCGCCGAGGTCCTTGTCGCCGTCTCTCCAGATGGTGGTCTCGCCGCCCTCGAAATACGCTATCCTGGCACCGGACTCGTACCTCTCCCTAAGGTCGGTGACGATCTCATCGTACGTCTGTGCGGCCTTGATCCCGGGATTGGCCTTCAGCATGGAGTCTATGTGGCAGTGTCTGCATCTGAGGTTGCAGGCGTAGCCTATGCCCATGGTGATGACAAGCGGGTTCTTCCTCCCGCATTTGGACAGAATCCACCATTTAGCATAGCCCGTGAACTGCTTGACGGCCATGCCGGTGTGATTTTGGGAACCGTATTTAGGGTTTTGCGATGACACGCAGACACTTAGTAGGGAGAAGAAATGGTAGCCTCGCCCAGATTCGAACTGAGGTCGCAGGATCCAGAGTCCCGCATGATTGACCACTACACTACGAGGCTATCGAATCATCCGCATTCTGTTATCGTTCTTAAAATTATCGGCGTTCGACGATGCATGGTTTCATCAATCGGTTTTCGAGTCCATCTCGTCGCAGATCCTCTCGACGATCTCTGCGAATCCGTCCTCTCCGACTTCATATCTGCCTTTCAGGGTCATATCCATTATCAGGAGCAGATTCGACACGAACTTCCCTCTCGGGGACAGCCTGTATTTCATCACCATTCTGCCGTCCCTCACAAGGCGTTCCTCTACGAGACCGCCCTCTCTCAGGAGGTCGACCCGGTCCCTGACCATCTTCCAGTTGGAGATGTACTCGTTGAGTTCACTCTGGGTCATCTCCTCACTCATGCGGAGTTTCAGCAAGGAGGTTATCACATGTTTCCTTCCCAGAATCTCCTCAGCGCCTAGTGCCATATCGGGGGCATCGGGTTATGTCTATGATTTCAGTTTTCTGAACTTAAATTATTTATCTATCAAATCGTTAGGTTTCTCACCATTCGTCTACGAAATGGACGTTTGTAGATACAAATGGATAGGACGATACATCCAACTCAGAAGGCGAAGACGTATGATGTTAGATTCGGGAGCCCCAATCGATGTTCTTGAGGAAAAACATGCCATATCGACCATGATATACCTTCTAGACAACGACGGATGTCGGAAGTCGGACATCTACAGAGATGTATCACGCAACCCCCGGATGCCCGAGAAGCTGGATCTCTTGGAGAATCGCGGTCTCATCGTGCAGAGCCCCATCGATGAGCGCAACTCCGTAAACATCCATCTGACGGACATGGGGAAGGATGTCGCCCTGGCGCTCAGGGACATCGCCGCCAGGATGACCCAGTGAGTCAGTACTCGCATCCGCCGTTGACGATTCCGATTATGTCGTCGACGTATCCGGCCGCTCTGTCCTCCATCCTGAGGTCCAGGTCGGACAGTCCGCGCCTGTACGCGTCCATGACCGCGCGCGGGACGGGTGTGAAGTCCGTGTTCATGGCGGGCCCGATCTCAGCCATCTCGGATTCGAACCTGTCCCTAGGGATCGAGAGGATGTAAGCGACCGTCTCGTAGACGATGCGATCCTCGTCGAGATACTTCAGGAGGGCACCCTGGTTCCTCGTGGGTTCGTCCTCGCCTATGGCAAGTCTCAGCTCGGCGATCTCCACAGCCTTCCTGGCAGCGACCGCCCTTATGACGCCGTCGTCGTACTGTCTGAGGACCTCGTACATGTGTGCGAGTCCGGGGTCGTTCTCCATCTTCATGCGGAGCCGATGGGCATGGACGATTTTAAAAAATGGGATGACAGCGCGTTGCCGTCTATTTCGGTAAGGGTGGCCGGGGCGTCGCCCCGGCTATTTGATCACTGGACTGCCTTCTCGACCTTGGCGAAGATCTCGTCGATGCTTCCGACACCCTCGATGGTGACGAGGGTTCCCTTCTTCGCGTAGTAGTCAATGAGAGGCATGGTGTTCTCGCGGTAGACCTTGAGCCTGTTGAGGACGGTCTCCTCCTTGTCGTCGTCCCTCTGGTAGAGCTTGCCTCCGCACTTGTCGCAGACGCCCTCCTGCTTCGGGGGGTTGTAGATCAGGTGGTAGACGGCGTTGCAGTCGGGGCAGGAGCGCCTCTTGGTGAGCCTGTTGATGAGCTCCTCATCGGCGACGTCGAGGTTGAGGGCGAGGTCCACGTCGAGCTGCTCGGCGAGTGCGTCGGCCTGCTCCACGGTCCTGGGGAACCCGTCGAGGATCACTCCGCCCTTGGCCTGGGCGATCTTCTCCTTCATGAGTCCGATGATGAGGTCGTTGGGCACGAGGGCGCCGGAGTCCATGTACTCCTTGGCCTTCTTCCCGAGGTCGGTTCCGTTCCTGACGGCTTCGCGCAGCATGTCGCCGGTGGAGAGCCTGGTGTACCCGAGCTCGTCGCTGAGTTTCTCGCCCTGGGTTCCTTTTCCGGATCCCGGGGGTCCAAGAAGAACGATCGTGGATTTCATGGAGGCTCGGAGTTCTTCATAATATATCAATACGAGGGAGGGGGACGGAATCCAATTAAATCCAGGAGTGTTCCTCAGAAAGGGGCTTCGGATGAAGATCGGATTGGGAATGGACACGGGTGGCACCTACACCGACGCTGTGATAATGGATCTGGACACGGGGAAGGTCCTGGACAAGGCTAAGTCCATGACGACCCGCGAGGACCTGTGCATAGGAATAAGGGGAGCCATCGAGGGCATAGGCGAGGAGTACCTGAGGGACGTCACCGTCGTCGCGCTGTCCTCCACTCTGGCGACCAACTCGGTCGTGGAGGGGAAGGGGTGCAGGGTCGGTCTGGTCTGCATAGGAGGCGATTACAACAGGGCCGTCAATGCCGACTACTCCGTCAGGGTGGCGGGCGGTCACGACTACCACGGGGACCCGAACGAGCCCCTGGACGTCGACGCGGTAAGGGGCTTTCTGGAGTCCGTCCGCGGGAGGATCGACGGTCTGGCCGTGTCGGGGTACCTTTCGATACGCAATCCGGAGCACGAGGACGCGGTCCGCGAGATGGCCAAGGACATCCTCGGGGTCCCGGTGGTCTGCGGGCACGAGCTGTCATCCAGTCTGGGGTTCAGCGAGCGTACGACCACCTGCATCATGAACAGCAGGCTGATCCCGGTGATGGACGGTCTGATACGCTCGGTCGAGGCGGTCCTCGGGGAGAAGGGCGTCCACGCACCCCTGATGATTTTCCGCGGGGACGGCACTATGATGAGCGGGGCCGTGGCGAGGGAGAGGCCGGTCGAGACGATCCTCTCGGGACCCGCCGCCAGCCTCATGGGCGCCATGCACATGACCGGCATCAGGGACGCGGTCGTCATGGACATGGGCGGGACGACCACCGATATCGGGGTCCTGCGCGACGGAAGGCCCAGCCTGGATCCGGAGGGGGCCATGATCGGGGGCAAGAGGACCAGGGTCATGGCCGCCCAGATCGCCACATCCGGCATCGGAGGGGACAGCCGCATCGTCGTCAACCAGGGACGCATAGTGCTTACATCGCTCCGCGTCATGCCGCTGTGCGTTGCCGCCAGGAGATGGCCACATGTGGCCGAGTCCCTGTCGTCGGTATATGCGAACCTCCCGACGCGCTACATGAGGCCTGTCAACGTGGAGAACAAGGTGTTCAGGACGGAGTTCCTCCGTACGATAGGCCGTCCGAGGGATCCCTCGATGGTCACGGAGGCCGACAACGAGCTTCTCGAACTGGCTTCGTCCAGACCGTACACCGTGAGCGGGGCGGCAATGGAGCTGCGCCGCGACGAGTACGAGTTCAACATCCCCTCCCTCGAGAGCTACGGTTTCATACAGAGGATCGGGTTGACGCCCACGGACATCCTCCACGCTGACGGGACATACACGGAATTCGACGCTGACGCATCCAAAGCGGGTGTGGCGTACATGGCCGCCCTCGCGGGCATGTCGCCCGAGGCGTTCATCGCAAAGGCCCGTGACGCCATCCGCAACAAGCTGGCACTGGAGCTGGCGAAGGTCGTGCTCACCGAGGACTCCGGAGAACTGGACCTCGGGAAGACCGGCATGGACATGGTCATGAAGTCCATCACGGGCACGCCCGGGAAGGACTTCCACTGCACCCTGACCCTGGACAAGCCGATCATCGGGATCGGGGCGCCGTCCGGAGTCTACATAAGGTGGATGGCGGGGGTGTTCGGCACGGATGTGATCATCGACGGGGACTCCGACGTGGGCAACGCCGTAGGGGCGATAACGTCGTCCGTTTCGGAGTCGATAGACATCCTGATCAGGCCCATGCTGATGGTGAAGGCCAAGGGGGAGTACGAGGCGTTCTCCAAGCTGGGCAGGTTCAGGTACGACAGCATCGAGGAGGCGATCTCGGACCAGGAGGCCAGAGCCAGGGAGTACGTGGTCGCGGCAGCTGAGAGGAGCAACGCGGAGAACGTGTGCGTCTCAGTCGACTCCGACCGCCATCTGTACATGACCCTCCCGGGAGGACGCGACCTGGACGAGGTCGAGATGCGCATCACCGCCGCCGGAAAGCCGAAACAGTTCCTCCGATGACATGTGCCAGATGTCTGTCCGGCACCATCATCGGGTCGTCTAAACCTCACTGAAAACAAGACGCGCACGCGCGCAACCTATTAAAGCATGGGTCGTCATCGTCCCCCAGTTCAGAGAGGTGTCCATCTTGGATCAGAGCATCATCGACCAGATCGAGAAAGTCGTCGGAAAGGAGGGCTACTCCGTCGAGCCCGCCGTCCTGTACACGTACGGTTTCGACGCATCCATTTTCCACAACACCCCGGACATCGTCGTCCAGCCCAGGACGACTGAGCAGGTTTCCGAGGTCATGAAGATCGCATACGCCAACAAGATCCCCGTCACCCCGCGCGGAGCGGGCACCGGGCTCTGCGGGTCGGCCGTCCCCATCAAGGGCGGCATAGTAATGGCCATGCAGAGGATGAACAAGGTGAAGAAGGTCAGCGTCGCCGACCTCTGGGTCGATGTCGAGGCTGGGTGCGTCTACAACGACCTCAACGAGGAGCTCGCCAAGTACGGCTTCTTCTTCCCCCCGTCCCCCGGTTCGGCCGAGGCCTGCCAGATCGGAGGCATGGTGGCGAACAACGCATCCGGCATGCGCGCCGTCAAGTACGGGGCGACCAGGGACTTCGTCATGGGACTCACCTTCGTCAAGGCAGACGGGGAGATCGTCCGCTGCGGGACCAGGACCATCAAGGACTCCTCGGGATACCAGCTGGCGCGTCTGATGTGCGGCTCCGAGGGAACGCTCGGTATCATCACCGAGGTCACCCTGAAGCTGACAACCAAGCCCAAGAAGGCGGCGAACTGCCTGTGCTGCTTCAACACGGTCGAGGACGCCGGCAGGTGCATCTCGGCCATCATCGCCAAGCCCCTCATTCCCTCGTCCTGCGAGCTAATGGACAGCGTCAGCATAAGCGCGGTGAACAAGGCACGCGGGAACCCCTCCCGGACTGCGGTGCGCTGTGCATCGTCGAGGTCGACGGAGAGACGGACGAGATCATAGACAGGGACCTCGCGATTGTCGAGGAGATCGCCAAGGAGATCGGAGCGATCGAGGTCATCCCCACAAAGGACAAGAAGCTCATGGCCCAGTGGACCGACGCTAGGAAGTCCGTCATGACATCGCTCTCCGCGCTGAAGCCCGGCTACGCCTGCGTCTCGCTCGCCGACGACATGGGCGTCTCAGTGTCCCAGGTCCCCAAGGCGGTCAAGGCGTTCCAGGAGATAGCAGAGAAGTACGACGTGACCATCGCGACCTACGGCCACGCCTCCGACGGGAACCTCCACACCAAGATGGTCATCGACGTCTACGACAAGGACCAGTGGGAGAGGGGTGTCAAGGCCGTCGACGAGATCTTCGACGCATGCATCGAGCTTGGCGGAACGGTCACCGGGGAGCACGGTGTCGGAATCTCAAAGGCGCCCAACTTCCAGAAGGAGAGGGCATCCGAGATGTCCAGCATCAGGGCCATCAAGAAGGCCATGGACTCGGAGAACATCCTCAACCCCGGCAAGCTGGAGCAGTGGGAGGGAGGCATCCTCAGGAACCTGAGGTACCCCTGCCCAGACTTCATGTGATTCTAAACCCTGGGGGCTATGCCCCCGACCCCCTTCTCAATCGATGCAGGTCTGAGTTCCAGCGTATCAGTCCATCGATGGATCCGCCTGCCCGCTCCGGATTCCCGAGACGAAAGCCAGCTGGATCTCCGCACCACGCATCGGTCTGCCATCAGGCGAACGGGTTGGCGAACGCATAGTAGGAGATGTCGAACGCCATGTAGACGCAGACGACCTCTATGATCGCGATGGCGAACATGGCGATCCAGATGCCCTTGTTCCACATCAGGATCTTGCCGCCGTCGAGGGGGCCGATGGGTATCAGGTTGAACAGCGCCAGGAACGAGTTGAGCGATGCCAGCATCACGAAGACCAGGATGACCAGGAACATCGGGTCGTCCAGGAAGTACGGGCTGTCGTTCATGGTCATGACAGCCGCGATCCCTATGGCCGCCAGGACGATGTTGACGATCGGTCCGGCCATGCTGATCCTGCCGTTCTTCTCGATGTCGGCGTATCCGCGGATGTAGACGGCTCCGGGCGCCGCGAAGAGGAACCCGAGCATCGACGTGATCAGCGTGAGGATGAGTCCCATCGGGTAAAGCCTGAACTCGGACCACATGCCGTATTTCTGAGCCACGAACTTGTGTCCGAACTCGTGCAGGAGGAACGAGAACACCACGAGGACCAGGCATATCGCGAAAAGCCCCGCCCATCTGCCGGTCTCACCCAGGTGGTATTCCAGACATGTCATGATGGTGTTGTTGCGGTACAGGATGAGGAACGCGATCGAGAGGATCACGATGGAGACGAATATGTCTCTGAGCTCCTCGCTGCTGAACCTCTTCTTCCCGTATCCGGGGTTGACATGGATCTCGTAGTCGTACGGGTCCTGCATGATCTGTCGATACAGGCTCACCAATATAAAGATGAAGCAGAATCCTTCGACGATGGCTCAGAACATAGCCCACGGCAAGGAGGTCTACAGATGGTGCGACAGCTGCGGCACCCTCCTCCTGGGGGAGGCCTGCTCCGTCTGCGGTTCCTCAGGGAGGGAGTTCAGGGTCAACAGCCCCGGGGACATCAGGCCGTGCATGGGCGATAGCGTGGACATGATCCTGAGCCTGTTCCGCGAGGCCTTCGGCACCGACGCCCCCCTCAGGGGGAAGTCGATCTGGCTCAACAAGGTTCCCGGAGAGGACCGCACCGACGAGGTCATCGCCGACGGCTCCGTACTGGGCGTCGCGAGGTTCGACATGCGCTTGGACAGAATGGTCCTGGAGATCAGGCAGCCGGGCGCCGAGATGTTCAATCCCGTGGCGACCAAGAACGTGGTCTGGTTCTGGGGCATGTCGGGCCATCTGAAGGGCAAGACGATCCCGGGGGAGAACCTCAACGACGTCGTCGGGGAGTTCTCCAGGGGCGATTCCCTGATCCTCAGAAAGGGCCAGAGAATAGGCGTCGGCATCGCTCTCGAGGACAGTTCCTCACTCAAGTCCGCCGAACGCGCAATAAAGATTCGTGACATAGGCCAGCCGGCCCCCGCCCGCGAGGTGAGGGACGCCGACCTGTCGACGTTCACCGCCTGCAACCGCGACCATCTCAGGCGCATGCAGAGGCGCGCCGTGAAGGAGATCAGGGTGTTCCTCGCCGAGAAGAACCCGAAGGGCCTTCCCGTGACCGTCTCGTTCTCCGGCGGCAAGGACTCGCTGGCGGCCTACGGTCTGGCGTCCCAGGCCGCCGAGGGGGTCGAGCTCATGTACATAGACACCGGTCTGGAGTTCCCCGAGACCGTGGAGTACGTCAGGGGATTCGCCCGGGATCACGGCTGCAGGCTGCACGTCGCCTCCGGAGGGAACGGGTTCTGGGACAACGTGGATGCCTTCGGACCGCCCGCCAAGGACTTCCGCTGGTGCTGCAAGGTCTGCAAGCTCGGACCCATCACCGACATGATCGCCGACGAGTTCCCGGATGGGACGGTGACGGTGGAGGGGAACCGCTGGCTGGAGTCGTACGCCAGGTCGGGCATAGGGTTCGTTACCAGGAACCCCTTCGTTCCGAACCAGGTCAACCTCAATCCCATCCGCTCATGGACGGCCGCCGAGGTCTGGCTGTACATCCTGTCCCACGGGCTCCGCTACAACCCGCTGTACGACCGGGACTTCGAGAGGATCGGGTGCTACCTGTGCCCCTCCTGCCTGTCGAGCGAATGGAGGAACACGGGGAGGATCCATCCGGAGCTCTACTCCCGGTGGGAGGACCATCTGCATAGGTACGCCGAATCCAGGGGTCTCCCGGAGGAGTACGTGGACTCGGGGTTCTGGCGTTGGAAGGTCCTTCCGCCCAAGATGGTCCAGCTGGCGGAGGAGATGCGTCTGGACCTGAGACCGAAGAACGCGTCCGGACCCGCCATGAAGATGCTGAAGGGGGCCTCGTCCTGTGCCGCGGGGGGTTACTCCATGGAGGCCGTGGTCACGATCCCTCGCGCCAGGGACTTCTCGTACGTGGCCGACGCCCTCCGCACGGTGGGGGACGTGAGGTACGACGCCGAGTACGAGATCGCGCTGCTGAGGCTGCCCATCGGCAGGGCGAGGCTGTTCGGCGGCGGCCAGGTGTCCGTGAACGCTCCTGACGAGGGCAACGTCAGGAGGATCTTCGAGAGGTCGGTGAAGGCCCTCATACGCGCCCAGATGTGCACCGAGTGCGGGATCTGCGAGAAGGGCTGCCCGAGGAGAGCCATCCGCATATCCGGCGGCATGAGGGTGGATCCGGAACGCTGCAACTCGTGCGGCAGGTGCGAGAGGTCGTGCATGGTCGTCCATTACTACGACAAGCTGATGGACGGGGTGTCCGATGGGTCCTCCCGCAAGCATTAAAATACCCCCACACATCCCAATCATATGGATTGGATATTCGGCCTCGCGATGCTGCTGGGCATAGGTCCCGCGTTGATCCTCATGTACCTGGGGGTCCGCAACTACACGTATCCGAAGGTCGAGCAGCCGTTCTTCAGCGATCCCACGTTCTTCATATTGCTGGTCGTCGGGATGATCGCCGGATCGATCCTGTTCTTCGCGATGATCGCCATGGGCTTCGCGTCCAACGTGGTGTACATGGTCATCCTCGCCGCGATAGAGGCGATGGTCCTGGTCGTGGTGATGAACCTGAAGCGCTTCAGGGGGAAATCGGACTCCATGTTCTACGGCTACGCCCTGGGCCTCGGCATGTCCTGCGGGCTGTCCACGGGTATCGTGTTCGTCACGGCCAGCACGGTCGAGACGTTCGACGCCTCCGTCATCGTGCTGGTGCTCATCTCCGTGTCCATGTCCCTGATGCTCGGAGCGTGCGGGACGACCGTCGGAGAGGGCATCGCCAGGCACAGGGTGATGGAGTTCGCCCTTCAGGCGATGATCCCGCTGATAATCTACAACATCCTCCTGACCGTCCTCCTCCAGGGAGGGGAGCTGGGGGGAATGGTCGCGTACTACGTCTGCGCCGCCGTGGCGCTGGTGTTCGGCGCGGTGCTGTACTACCGCACGATGCTCATCCGCCTCCCCCAGATCGTCAGGGAGGTCCTCAAGATGGAGGGCAAGAAGCGCGACGACCTTCCGAAGTGATCAGGCCCTGTAGACGCCGACCCTGACCTCGGAGATGATGCAGCGGTCCAGCATGGCCGAGACCATCTTCTCGGCGCGGTCCCCTGCGACCTCCCTAACGTCGTCCAGCGTGAACGTGCCCTTGATCGCCGTAAGGCCCTCGGCGAGGATCGTCATCTTCTCTTCCAGGTCGGAGCAGTGCTCGTACCTGTAGACCATGGTGGAGTAGGGGTCCGCCTCGGCTATCCTCTGCTTCTTCTTGACCATGTCTGGCGGCACGAACCCGGTCGCCTGGGAGAGCGCCTCGCGGACCACGTCCTGGTCGGGGGACTCGAAGTAGAACGACAGGTCCTTGGTCTTCTGGACGCAGTTGCAGTACGGGCAGGTGGATTCCGATTTCGATCTGTCGACGATCCTGGGTCTCCTGCACACCCCGCAGAGCGTGAGCCCGTACATCAGCGGTACTCCGTGAAGACGAGGGCTGCCACGCAGCAACCGTAGTGGTCCAGGGGGATCTCCAGCTCCTCCGTGGCGAACTGGATCTCCTCGAACTCGACGCCGCGGATCTCGGACATCTCGTTCATCTTCCAGGTCAGGATTTCTTTCAGGGAGTCCGCGGAGCCGTGGATGTGCCCCTCGGCGACGTATCCTCCCTTCCCGTCCTTCCTGTAGGCGTAGGCGATCCCGGCGGCGATGGTCTCGCCCTCGGTGCCCCTCATCTGGGCCAGGACGCAGTGGGTGACGGCCCCCATGGGCATCTCGCAGATCTCGACGCGTTCGGCGTTCTTGGGTATGACGGAGGACACGGACACGAGGTTCTGCTCGCCGATCCCGGCGGAGATGAGCGCTCTGTCGAACGCGTTGAGGTCGGATGTCCTGCTCACCGCCGAGCTGTGCGTGATGAAGAATCTGGAGGGTACGAGTTCCATGCCCGTCCCTATCCGGGTTCCCCGATAAATTGATGACGTCGGTCGGAGGCTCACCCGTACAGGTTCCCCGCGACCTCCTCCTCCTGCCTCTCGGCGGCCTCCTGGTCGGACTGTATCTTCTTGCGGATCTCCTCCGCCTCGCCGAGGAGCGGTTTGGTGCTGAGCCTCAGTCCGGGGATCATCGAGGATATTGCGGGTACGAACTGCGCGGCGGAGCCGGGGTCGGGCAGGTTCGGGTTGGCCGGCACCATGATGGATGTGATCCCCATCCCCCATGTGGGCGCCTCGTAGAGCATCACGCCGGTGATGCCCTTGACCATGCCGCCCTCCATCAGGGCGAATTTGGATTTCTTGATCATCTTGTCGCTGCCGGGGCCAACCCCGCAAACGACGGGCACATCGTCCTCCGACATCCTGGCCGTTCCCTCCAGGCATACGATGTCGCGGCAGCCAGCGTAGTTCAGGTACGACAGGATGGCCTGGACTACCTCGTAGCAGTCCTCGGGCTTAGGCGCATACTCCGACAGGCAGACGATCAGATCCCTCCCGGTCTTGGTGGTGTGCTTCCTCCCGTAGAATCTCACGGGCGGATACGCCACCCCGCGGTGGATCAGGCAGTACGGCGGCATGGTGGGCGACGATAGCCCCGCGATGGCCCCCATCTCGAGCTGGCCGACCATGTAGTTGGCCATGATTGAACTGACCAGCCCGACGCTCGGGAACCCTATGATTGCGACCGGGTTCTCCAGGCCCATGTCCGCGTATCTTATGGTCTTGACTGCCATGCCTCCGGGTAAAGGCGTTAACCTTTTTAAGAAGTTCTATTCTATCCGAATCCATGAGCGGTAGCACCATCACCTCGTCCAGCACCTCCGGCGGAGTCCCGGTGGTCGTGGAGAACATCCCCGGAAGCCAGAGCGCTGCATTCATGATCGGCGTCGCCACCGGGTCCAGGGACGAGCATCCGGAGATATTCGGTCTGTCGCACCTCCTGGAGCACACGGTTTTCAGGGAGACCGAGACCAGGGACTCGTACCAGATGGCTAAGGAGATGGAGGGGGCCGGTGGAGAGCTCAACGCGTTCACCGGCAGGGAGATGACCGCGTTCTACGGGATCACGATCAAGGAGACCGCGCCGACTGCCATGGACATGGTCGGGGACATAGTCGCCCATCCCAAGATCAACGAGGAGGACACCGAGCTCGAGAAGAAGATCGTCCTGCAGGAGCTGAGCATGATCCGCAACGAGCCGGACAGCTACATACACGACCTCTTCGAGTCCACGCTCTGGAGGGGCCACGCCCTCTCCCAGGACGAGGGCGGCGACGAGAAGGTCGTCGCGGGGCTGACGTCCGCGGACCTCCGCGCCTACTACGAGGAGAAGTACCTGATCCCCAACCTGGCGGTCTACGCTGCCGGCGCCATAGACGTCGACGAGACGGTCCGCTGGGCCGAGGAGGTGCTGGATCCCATGAAGGGAGGCGCCAGGAACACCCGCAGCGCCCCGCAGACCCCGAACTCGGAGTACCGCTTCGTCAAGGGCGATGCCGAGCACTGCCACGTCGCCATGGGGTTCCCGTCATACGGCGCATCCCATCCGGACAGGATGGCCGCCTCCATGCTGAGCGCGGTCCTCGGATCCGGCACGAGCTCCAGGCTGTTCCAGAACGTCAGGGAGAAGAAGGCCCTGGTGTACTCGATATACACCACGGTGTCTCAGAACAGCGACGCCTCATCGCTTACATCCTACATGTCGTGCACGGACGGCAACGTCATAGAGGCGATGGAGACCGTCGCATCGGTCATTTCCCAGTTCCTGAGGGAGGGGTTGGAGAAGGGCGAGCTGGAGAGGGCGAAGAGGCTCATCAAGGGAGCCAACGTCCGCAGCATGGAGTCCACGGAGCACAGGCTCTACAGGCTCGGGGTCAACCACATGCTCAACGGTGCCACAGAGACCCTGGAGGAGCGTCTGTCGAGGATAGACGCCGTCACGGAGGATGACGTCATGCGCGTAGCCGACGACCTTCTGAGGGCGGACCGCCTGAACACGGTCGTCCTCGGCAAGGGGAACAGGGAGATCAGGAAGTACGACGCCTCGGCGCTGACCCTGTGAGCTCCTCCATTATGTGGAGCACCGCCCTGCCGGCGCTTTCCACGGAGCCCTCCACCTCGGGGGTCATGGTTTCGGTGACCGTCTTGATGTCCTGGACCTCGATGGCGACGAACCTGACCTCCTCAGGCATTATGTCCGGGTCCATCTGACGGCCGATCTTGATCGCCGTGGGTAGGTTGACGTCATGCGACGCCGCATGGGCGATGGCCTCGTCGAAGTCGCGCTCGGAGAACAGCATGACCGTCCCGGGGCCG
Coding sequences within it:
- a CDS encoding hydrogenase maturation protease translates to MDRDAEIVVVGLGSPIMCDDAVGLRVSEAIEAMGLENVDCCQEAVGGLDILPVIHGYRYAIIVDAIQTGNYGPGTVMLFSERDFDEAIAHAASHDVNLPTAIKIGRQMDPDIMPEEVRFVAIEVQDIKTVTETMTPEVEGSVESAGRAVLHIMEELTGSAPRRRTS